One window of Novosphingobium sp. P6W genomic DNA carries:
- a CDS encoding DUF3576 domain-containing protein, with translation MTGSTDTGLLTLRNLATAGFCAVAALALAGCGGGREKAKTTLAPSQVTTIGVNSYLWRASLDSVSFMPLLQSDSAGGVIITDWYVNPKTPTERVKVSIMILDQNLRADALKVTAVREVSQGGGWTPAPVQAATVQKLEDIILTRARDLRRDSIGG, from the coding sequence ATGACAGGCAGCACCGATACCGGCCTTCTTACCCTGCGTAATCTCGCAACCGCTGGTTTCTGCGCCGTGGCGGCGCTTGCGCTGGCCGGTTGCGGCGGCGGACGCGAAAAGGCGAAGACCACGCTTGCGCCTTCGCAGGTGACCACGATCGGCGTGAACAGCTACCTATGGCGCGCCAGCCTCGATTCGGTGTCGTTCATGCCGCTGCTCCAGTCGGACAGCGCTGGCGGCGTCATCATCACCGATTGGTACGTGAACCCCAAGACCCCGACCGAGCGGGTCAAGGTCTCGATCATGATTCTCGACCAGAACCTGCGCGCTGACGCGCTCAAGGTCACGGCCGTGCGTGAAGTGTCGCAGGGCGGCGGCTGGACGCCGGCCCCGGTCCAGGCGGCCACCGTGCAGAAGCTGGAAGACATCATCCTCACCCGCGCCCGCGACCTTCGTCGCGATTCGATCGGCGGGTAA
- the leuS gene encoding leucine--tRNA ligase, which produces MTERFDPAQADTRWQAAWDEAQSFRADDTSSKPRSYVLEMFPYPSGRIHIGHVRNYTMGDVLARYKRMKGFEVLHPMGWDAFGMPAENAAMEKGVHPGGWTRENIANMKAQLKRLGFALDWSRELATCEPKYYGHEQALFLDLYAHDLVYRKESAVNWDPVDHTVLANEQVIDGRGWRSGALVEKRKLSQWFLKITDFADELLEGLSSLDKWPEKVRTMQENWIGKSQGLQFKFDLSTGGSVEVYSTRPDTIFGASFVAVAADHPIAQAAAVGRPEVDEFIALCKQGGTTAAELETAEKLGFDTGITAKHPFTGAELPVFIANFVLMDYGTGAVMAVPGHDQRDFEFATKYALPILRVVAASAADADKPFDGESEAGDGILVNSGFLDGMSVADAKAAVIGRAEAEGWGEGKTVWRLRDWGVSRQRYWGTPIPFIHCEVCGVVPVPKKHLPVTLPDDVDFQTPGNPLVRHPTWKHVDCPQCGAPARRETDTLDTFVDSSWYFLRFASQPGDRPFDPVKIAEWLPVEQYIGGIEHAILHLLYARFWTRALARIGKIEVKEPFGSLFTQGMVTHETYFRINDANGQPVYFTPGEVERRSDGATLKADGAPIEVGRVIKMSKSKKNVVDPDEIVATYGADAIRWFMLSDSPPERDLPWSEAGIEGCGRFVQRLWRLFGQYEAGATGEDKALDRKAHQTVDAAARDIESLGFNKTVARIYELTGAIEKAAPSASRSTAIRTLLLLVSPMMPHLAEEAWASIGEGLIADAAWPPVDPALLVDDEVTVAIQVKGKLRDTVTVPKGMPKEELEALALASEKVQRALDGAEVRKVIVVPDRLVNIVA; this is translated from the coding sequence ATGACCGAGCGGTTCGATCCGGCTCAGGCCGACACGCGCTGGCAGGCTGCGTGGGACGAAGCGCAGAGCTTCCGTGCCGACGATACGTCCTCCAAGCCCCGCAGCTATGTCCTTGAGATGTTCCCCTATCCATCGGGGCGCATCCACATCGGCCACGTGCGCAATTACACGATGGGCGACGTGCTGGCCCGCTACAAGCGGATGAAGGGCTTTGAAGTTCTCCACCCGATGGGCTGGGACGCCTTCGGCATGCCGGCAGAAAACGCCGCAATGGAAAAGGGCGTGCACCCCGGCGGCTGGACGCGCGAGAACATCGCGAACATGAAGGCGCAGCTAAAGCGCCTCGGCTTCGCGCTCGACTGGAGCCGCGAACTGGCAACCTGCGAGCCGAAATACTACGGCCACGAACAGGCGCTGTTCCTCGATCTTTACGCTCATGATCTGGTCTACCGCAAGGAATCGGCGGTCAACTGGGATCCGGTCGACCACACCGTGCTTGCCAACGAACAGGTGATCGACGGACGCGGATGGCGCTCGGGCGCACTGGTCGAGAAGCGCAAGCTCTCTCAGTGGTTCCTCAAAATCACGGATTTTGCCGACGAACTGCTCGAAGGCCTCTCCAGCCTCGACAAGTGGCCTGAAAAGGTCCGCACGATGCAGGAGAACTGGATCGGCAAGTCGCAGGGCTTGCAGTTTAAGTTCGACCTTTCGACAGGCGGCAGCGTCGAAGTCTACTCGACACGCCCCGACACGATCTTCGGTGCCAGCTTTGTAGCCGTCGCCGCCGACCATCCGATCGCGCAGGCCGCCGCCGTGGGCCGCCCCGAGGTCGATGAATTCATCGCGCTGTGCAAGCAGGGCGGCACCACCGCGGCGGAACTTGAAACCGCGGAGAAGCTGGGCTTCGACACCGGGATCACCGCGAAGCACCCGTTCACGGGCGCCGAGCTGCCGGTGTTCATCGCCAACTTCGTGCTGATGGATTACGGCACCGGCGCGGTCATGGCCGTTCCCGGCCACGACCAGCGCGACTTCGAATTCGCCACCAAGTACGCCCTGCCGATCCTGCGCGTGGTCGCCGCGAGCGCCGCCGACGCCGACAAACCTTTCGACGGCGAGTCGGAAGCCGGTGACGGCATTCTGGTGAACTCGGGCTTCCTGGACGGCATGAGCGTGGCCGATGCCAAGGCCGCCGTAATCGGCCGCGCCGAAGCCGAAGGCTGGGGCGAGGGCAAGACCGTGTGGCGCCTGCGCGACTGGGGCGTTTCGCGCCAGCGCTACTGGGGCACGCCGATCCCCTTCATCCACTGCGAGGTCTGCGGCGTGGTGCCGGTGCCCAAGAAGCACTTGCCCGTCACCCTGCCCGACGACGTCGATTTCCAGACGCCGGGCAACCCGCTGGTGCGTCACCCGACTTGGAAGCACGTCGACTGCCCGCAGTGCGGCGCACCCGCGCGGCGCGAAACCGACACGCTCGACACCTTCGTCGACAGTTCGTGGTACTTCCTGCGCTTCGCCAGCCAGCCTGGCGACCGTCCGTTCGACCCGGTTAAGATCGCCGAGTGGCTGCCAGTGGAACAGTATATCGGCGGCATCGAGCATGCGATCCTGCACTTGCTCTACGCCCGCTTCTGGACCCGCGCGCTTGCCCGTATCGGCAAGATCGAGGTGAAGGAGCCGTTCGGCAGCCTGTTCACGCAAGGCATGGTCACGCACGAGACCTACTTCCGCATCAACGACGCCAACGGCCAGCCGGTGTACTTCACGCCCGGCGAGGTCGAGCGCAGGTCTGACGGCGCGACGCTCAAGGCGGACGGCGCTCCGATCGAAGTCGGCCGCGTCATCAAAATGTCGAAGTCGAAAAAGAACGTGGTCGATCCCGACGAGATCGTCGCCACTTACGGTGCCGACGCGATCCGCTGGTTCATGCTGTCCGACAGCCCGCCCGAGCGCGACCTGCCCTGGTCCGAAGCCGGCATCGAGGGCTGCGGCCGCTTCGTGCAGCGCCTGTGGCGTCTGTTCGGCCAGTACGAAGCCGGTGCGACCGGCGAAGACAAGGCGCTTGACCGCAAAGCCCACCAAACCGTCGATGCCGCCGCGCGCGACATCGAATCGCTGGGCTTCAACAAGACCGTGGCCCGCATTTACGAGCTGACCGGCGCGATCGAAAAGGCGGCGCCTTCGGCAAGCCGTTCGACCGCGATCCGCACGCTGTTGCTGCTGGTTTCCCCAATGATGCCGCACCTCGCCGAAGAGGCCTGGGCGAGCATCGGTGAAGGCCTGATCGCCGACGCCGCCTGGCCGCCGGTCGACCCGGCCCTGCTGGTCGACGACGAAGTGACCGTCGCGATCCAGGTGAAGGGCAAGCTGCGCGATACCGTGACCGTTCCCAAGGGCATGCCCAAGGAAGAACTGGAGGCGCTTGCCCTTGCCAGCGAGAAGGTGCAGCGTGCTCTTGATGGAGCTGAAGTGCGCAAGGTAATCGTCGTGCCCGACCGCCTGGTCAATATCGTCGCGTGA
- a CDS encoding DMT family transporter, protein MQTPTPLSAPRSELSALLPYAALLAAMVAFATGSSAAKQLFPMVGAAGTTLYRVGFAAILLMAMWRPWRRHWTRGELLLLVRYGIVLGMMNLSFYLALRTIPLGLAIAIELLGPLSVALFNSRRLLHFVWIALALGGLALLLPGGDVTGGLDPVGIGFALCAAVCWGLYIVCGKKVAHLHPGQTVAMGMVFATLAVAPFGIAAMGAGLLNIHAAVLGLIVAVLSSAIPYSLEMISLRHIPERTYGVVLSIDPAIGALAGYVLLGEVLTGRQLAALSCVIFAAVGAVLTRGAETAPSTVEALVAP, encoded by the coding sequence GCTCCCCGCAGCGAACTTTCCGCCCTGCTGCCTTACGCAGCGCTGCTTGCGGCCATGGTGGCTTTCGCGACTGGGAGTTCGGCGGCGAAACAGCTTTTCCCGATGGTCGGCGCGGCAGGAACGACCCTGTACCGCGTGGGCTTTGCGGCCATCCTGCTCATGGCGATGTGGCGTCCTTGGCGGCGGCACTGGACGCGCGGAGAACTGCTGTTGCTGGTCCGGTACGGGATCGTGCTGGGCATGATGAATCTGAGCTTCTACCTGGCGCTGCGGACGATCCCGCTGGGACTGGCGATCGCCATCGAACTGCTCGGCCCGTTAAGCGTGGCGCTGTTCAATTCGCGGCGGCTGCTCCACTTCGTCTGGATCGCCCTGGCGCTGGGCGGGCTTGCGCTGCTGCTGCCCGGCGGCGATGTGACGGGCGGCCTTGATCCGGTCGGCATCGGATTCGCGCTCTGTGCGGCGGTTTGCTGGGGGCTTTATATCGTCTGCGGCAAGAAAGTGGCGCACCTCCATCCCGGACAGACCGTGGCGATGGGTATGGTGTTCGCCACCCTGGCCGTCGCGCCTTTCGGCATCGCCGCGATGGGGGCGGGCCTGCTCAACATCCATGCCGCCGTGCTTGGCCTGATCGTTGCGGTGCTATCTAGCGCCATCCCCTATTCGCTGGAGATGATCTCGCTCAGGCACATTCCGGAGCGTACCTACGGCGTCGTGCTCAGCATCGATCCGGCGATCGGCGCGCTGGCGGGCTATGTGCTGCTGGGCGAAGTGCTGACCGGGCGTCAGCTGGCCGCGCTGTCATGCGTGATCTTCGCGGCCGTTGGCGCCGTGCTGACGCGCGGGGCGGAAACTGCGCCTTCCACTGTCGAGGCGCTTGTCGCGCCTTGA
- the phbB gene encoding acetoacetyl-CoA reductase, whose product MARVAIVTGGTRGIGKAVSLALKERGHTVLANYAGNEEKALAFTAETGISAYRWDVGDHEATQESCARIAAEIGPIDIVINNAGITRDGVLQRMSFDDWNDVMRINLGGCFNTAKATFGGMRERGWGRIVNIGSINGQAGQYGQVNYAAAKSGIHGFTKALAQEGAKYGVTVNAIAPGYIDTDMVAAVPAPVLEKIVAKIPVGRLGSAYEIARGCAFLCSENAAFVTGSTLSINGGQHMY is encoded by the coding sequence ATGGCGCGAGTAGCAATTGTTACCGGCGGAACCCGCGGAATCGGCAAGGCAGTATCGCTGGCGCTCAAAGAGCGCGGTCATACCGTACTTGCAAATTACGCGGGCAATGAGGAGAAGGCCCTCGCCTTCACCGCAGAGACCGGCATTTCCGCCTACCGGTGGGACGTGGGCGACCACGAAGCGACGCAGGAAAGCTGCGCGCGGATCGCGGCGGAAATCGGCCCGATCGATATCGTCATCAACAACGCAGGCATCACCCGTGACGGCGTGCTGCAGCGGATGAGCTTCGACGACTGGAACGACGTCATGCGCATCAACCTCGGTGGCTGTTTCAACACCGCCAAGGCCACTTTCGGCGGCATGCGTGAGCGCGGCTGGGGCCGTATCGTCAACATCGGTTCGATCAACGGCCAGGCCGGCCAGTACGGTCAGGTGAACTACGCGGCCGCCAAGTCCGGCATCCACGGCTTCACCAAGGCGCTGGCCCAGGAAGGCGCCAAGTACGGCGTCACCGTCAACGCCATCGCGCCGGGCTACATCGACACCGACATGGTCGCGGCCGTGCCTGCGCCGGTGCTGGAAAAGATCGTCGCCAAGATCCCCGTCGGCCGCCTCGGCAGCGCCTACGAGATCGCGCGTGGCTGTGCGTTCCTGTGCTCGGAGAATGCCGCATTCGTTACCGGGTCGACGCTGAGCATCAACGGCGGGCAGCATATGTACTGA
- the lptE gene encoding LPS assembly lipoprotein LptE: protein MYAGGGNAAVARGLAGVQVSAIEGRAGWLVRNALVDELGMAGKAVPKYRLDIRLDDKLESFALLSDDTVGRERRTLRARYQLVDVGSGEIVLDATAGSDAGIDVVSSDYATIAAEQTALENMAKDVANRIVTNVALRLRGDTDQ, encoded by the coding sequence ATGTATGCCGGCGGCGGCAATGCCGCTGTCGCGCGGGGGCTTGCCGGTGTGCAGGTCTCGGCGATCGAGGGGCGGGCCGGCTGGCTGGTGCGCAATGCCCTGGTCGACGAACTGGGCATGGCCGGTAAGGCTGTGCCCAAGTACCGTCTGGACATCCGCCTCGACGACAAGCTGGAAAGCTTCGCGCTGCTCTCGGACGATACCGTCGGCCGTGAACGCCGGACCTTGCGCGCCCGTTACCAGCTGGTCGATGTGGGCAGCGGCGAAATCGTGCTGGATGCCACCGCCGGTTCGGATGCGGGCATCGACGTGGTCTCGTCCGACTATGCGACGATCGCGGCCGAACAGACCGCGCTGGAAAACATGGCCAAGGACGTTGCGAACCGCATCGTCACCAATGTCGCGCTGCGTCTGCGCGGCGATACGGATCAGTAA